From Mumia sp. ZJ1417:
CCGACGTTCGCACGACGATCGAGGCCTGCGAGGCGCGGCTCGCGAAGGAGGCAGCCTCGCGCGCAGCGTTCGGTCGGGGTGAGCTCGGCCTGGACCGGTACGACCTGCGCGAGCTTCTGAACCGGCTCGGAGTCGTCTACCGCACGCATGAGGAGCAGACCGCGCCTAGCACCGAGGGCGCACCGTGACGAGCGGAGTCCGGTGTGCACTCATGCGAGGCGGCACCTCGAAGGGCGGCCTATTTCTCGCTGAAGACCTTCCGGCGGACGTCGCTGCACGTGATGCCCTTCTTCTGCGCGTCATGGGCAGCCCTGACCCGCGCCAGATCGATGGGCTCGGGGGGGCGCACCCGTTGACCAGCAAGGTTGGCGTGGTGTCACGTTCTGACGAACCCGGCATCGACGTCGACTACCTATTCCTGCAGGTTGTCGTCGATGCGCCGGTCGTGTCCACCTCCCAGACCTGTGGCAACATCCTTGCCGCCGTCGGTCCGTTCGCGGTCGAGCGTGGCCTCGTCCTCGCGCGAGACGGCGTGACGGAGGTGCGGGTGCGGATGGTGAACAACGACGGTCGCGCGACCCTCCATGTCCGTACCCCTGGCGGTGTCGTCACGTACGACGGAGACACGGAGCTCGCCGGCGTGCCGGGCACTGCGGCACCGGTGGAGATCGACCTTCAGGCGCTGACGGTGCCGCTGCTGCCGACCGGCCACCTGACTGATGAGCTTGCCGGCGTGACGGTGACCTGCATCGACAACGGGATGCCGTCGGTCATCGTCCGCGCCGGCGACCTCGGGTGTACCGGCGCGGAGTCCCCGGACGCTCTCGAGTCCGACGTAGCGCTCGTCGCGCGAATCGGTCGGATCCGCGCCGAGGCCAGCGCCGCGATGGGACTTCCGTCCGACCTGGCCACGTCCACCGTGCCGAAGGTCGTGCTGGTTTCTCCGCCCGAGGGCGGTGGCACTCTGCAGACCCGGAGCTTCATCCCGCACCGCGTGCACCAGGCGATCGGGGTCCTCGGCGCCGCCACCGTCGCTGCGGCCGCCGCTCTTCCCGGGACGGTCGCCCACGAGCTCGCTGCTGGCCCGGCCCCCGGCCGTCCACTCCGGATCGAGCACCCCACCGGCTTCCTCGACGTCGCGGTCGCGTCCGGCAACGACACCGAAGACCTCACGCCGTCAGTCGCCCGGACGACGATCGTCCGCACTGCGCGGATGCTGATGGACGGCACCGTCTACGCCGGGCCCGCCCGCGCCCTGTGACAACGAACCATCGAGACCACAAGGAGACCACCATGCCGGCACCGATGGGCGACATCGCCCACCTCGGCCATGTCGAGCTGCTCACGCCCGACCTCGACGGAACTGTCTGGTTCTTCACCGAGATCCTCGGCCTGACCGAGTCCTCCCGTGATGCGGGCTCGGCGTACCTGCGGACCTTCGACGACTACGAGGAGACGAGCATCGTGGTCACCTCGAACAAGACGCCCGGCCTCGGCCGTACAGCCCTGCGCGCTTCGAGCGAGGAAGCGCTTCAGCGGCGCGTCCGCGCGATCGAGGCGTCGGGCGGTGTGGGCCGTTGGGAGGAAGGCCGTGCGGGCACCGGACGGACGTACGTGACGACCGACCCCGACGGCCACGAGATCGGGCTGTACTACGAGACCAGGTGGTACGAGGCCCCGCCCGAGCTTGCGCCGGGCCTCAAGAACCAGCCGCAAGCGAAGCCTCGCCAAGGAGTTGGTGTTCGTCGGCTCGACCACGTGAACTTCCTGGCCGCATCGGTCCTCCCCAACGCCGAGTTCATCGGCGACGTCCTGGGTGCCCGTCCCACCGAGCAGATCCAGCTCGACACCGGCAAGATCGCCGCCCGGTGGCTCACTTTCAACAACAAGTCGTACGACCTCGTCTACACCGAGGACTGGTCCGGCTCGTCAGGCCGGTTGCACCACATCGCCTTCGCCACCGATACACGTGAAGACATCTTGCGCGCCGCCGACCTGTGCCTCGACAACGGCGTGTTCATCGAGACCGGGCCGCACAAGCACGCGATCCAGCAGACGTTCTTCCTGTACGTCTACGAACCCGGCGGTAACCGCATCGAGCTCTGCAACCCGCTGACGCGGCTGGTGCTCGCGCCGGACTGGTCCTTGATCACCTGGACGGAGAAGGAGCGCGCGAAGGGGCAAGCGTGGGGCCTGAAGACGATCCAGAGCTTCCACACCCACGGCACACCGCCGCTGCCAGAAGCATGACGTCGACATGCTCGAGGCAGGGCCGCGCCACCCCTCGCCTAACCTATGATCTGTGTCAATATTGTCGGCAATCCGGGACCGGCGCAGGGATAGAGGGAGGTCGCTCATGGCGGCAGGCAACCAGCGTCCGACGAGTGATCCCCAGGTCGTGACGGCGGCGATCCGCGACGCGATCCTTGGGGCGGACTTCGTTCCCGGCCAGCGGCTCGTCGAAGCAGACCTCTCCGAGCAGTTCCACGCGAGCCGCGCGGCCGTCCGTGCGGCGCTCTTCAGCCTTGCGACCGAGGGGCTCGTCGAGCGGATCGCAAACCGTGGCGCACGGGTGAGGGTCATCTCGCTCGACGAAGCGACTGAGATCTACGAGGTACGGATGGTGGTCGAGGCGCTCTGTGCGGCGAAGGCCGCCGAGCGGGTCGACGACGAGGCGATCGTGATGCTCCGGCAGATCGGCACGGACATGCGTACGGCGGTGGCCTCTGGTGACGTGTTCGGATACTCGGCTCTCAACCAGCGGCTCCACCAGGCGCTGCGCGACCTCAGCGGGCAGCACACAGCAGCCGACGTCCTCGACCGCCTGCACGGCCAGCTGGTCCGTCACCAGTTCAAGCTCGCCACCAAGCCCGGCCGCCCGCAGGTCTCCATCGTGGAGCACCTGGAGATCATCGAGGCGGTCTGCGCACGTGATCCCGACGCCGCTTCGGCTGCCGTGCGACGGCACCTTGAAAGTGTCATCGACGCGATGCGTCAATCGGCGGCGCAAGAAGCTGCAGCGGTGTGACGCCGCGGCGAACCGCCGCCCGGACAGCCCCTACGGCATCCGGACGGCGGTCGCGAGGTCGTACGGTCAGGCTGCCGGGCTCACCTCGTCCCAGAGCTCGCACTTGTGCGAAGCCTCGATATCGGTGCTCGAGACCTCAGCGGCGCTCGGAGCGACGAACTGGAGCTGGTTCCCTTCGACGCGGTAACGCGGCCAGTCAGGTGCATGCCGGACGTCGGGATCCCCGACCTCGGCAAAGCTCGCCCAGTAGCTGATCATCTGGTTCGACAGGTCGACCTGATCGGTGCTGAACGGCAGCGCGGTGCCGAGGTAGTCCCACAGATACCCGAGATCGTTCACGTGGGTGGCACCGAACGGATAGTCGGTGTTCAGGCGCCAGATCGAGGTGAACGGAGGCCCGTCCTTCTCGGCGAACTCGTACGCGTACGTGCGGGTGTCCGCGGCGAACCGGTTGCGTTGCGTCTGATCGGTGCAGGCGCGTTCGTCGCTCTGGATCGCGCCCCACGCGACGGTCGGCGAGTGGTAGTCCCCGACGTCGTACGCGGCCTTGACCGCATCGGCTCCGTCCTCGTAGGTCGAGTCGATCAGGTCCGACACCTGCTCCTCGGTGAGCGGGTTTCCGCGATAGTCGTACTGCCCGAACACGGACTGCTGGCGCTCGTCGGAGGTACCCCCGATGATGACAGGCAGGTTCGTGAGCCTGCCGGCCTTCAACAGCTCGAACGGGTCCTCGGGCAGCACGCGGGTGCCGTACACCGAGGCGCTTTGTCCGACCTTCTGCTGTGCCGCAAGCACCTCGGCCGGGCTCTTCGAGCGCAGACACGCGGTCTGGCCCGCACCCGTGGCGCAGCCGAGCTCGGCCGCGAACCTGTCGCCGCTGGTCGCAGCGGCCTCCTGGGTGCGCGCGGGTGAGTTGCAGCCGCCGCTCTGGAGAATGACCCGGTC
This genomic window contains:
- a CDS encoding GntR family transcriptional regulator; this translates as MAAGNQRPTSDPQVVTAAIRDAILGADFVPGQRLVEADLSEQFHASRAAVRAALFSLATEGLVERIANRGARVRVISLDEATEIYEVRMVVEALCAAKAAERVDDEAIVMLRQIGTDMRTAVASGDVFGYSALNQRLHQALRDLSGQHTAADVLDRLHGQLVRHQFKLATKPGRPQVSIVEHLEIIEAVCARDPDAASAAVRRHLESVIDAMRQSAAQEAAAV
- a CDS encoding 4-oxalomesaconate tautomerase, with the protein product MTSGVRCALMRGGTSKGGLFLAEDLPADVAARDALLLRVMGSPDPRQIDGLGGAHPLTSKVGVVSRSDEPGIDVDYLFLQVVVDAPVVSTSQTCGNILAAVGPFAVERGLVLARDGVTEVRVRMVNNDGRATLHVRTPGGVVTYDGDTELAGVPGTAAPVEIDLQALTVPLLPTGHLTDELAGVTVTCIDNGMPSVIVRAGDLGCTGAESPDALESDVALVARIGRIRAEASAAMGLPSDLATSTVPKVVLVSPPEGGGTLQTRSFIPHRVHQAIGVLGAATVAAAAALPGTVAHELAAGPAPGRPLRIEHPTGFLDVAVASGNDTEDLTPSVARTTIVRTARMLMDGTVYAGPARAL
- a CDS encoding carboxylesterase/lipase family protein, giving the protein MRRLHSTLLAAVSGAALVAVGIPAASGVVTTIRHDAGGEYAGQYPVVRTDKGQVRGEAKSMVTSFKGIPYAEPPVGNLRWKAPQSAESWRGVRDATEFGGSCVQGSGWDPGYEEVTLTEDCLYLNVYRPTNSSKKKLPVFVWNHGGGNTGGAGRDTNPDKFVTKQDVVFVTINYRLGAMGWLYTNGINQDNRDGAAGNFGILDQQAALKWVQKNIRSFGGDPDNVTLAGQSAGARNTCTQLASPGAKGLFDRVILQSGGCNSPARTQEAAATSGDRFAAELGCATGAGQTACLRSKSPAEVLAAQQKVGQSASVYGTRVLPEDPFELLKAGRLTNLPVIIGGTSDERQQSVFGQYDYRGNPLTEEQVSDLIDSTYEDGADAVKAAYDVGDYHSPTVAWGAIQSDERACTDQTQRNRFAADTRTYAYEFAEKDGPPFTSIWRLNTDYPFGATHVNDLGYLWDYLGTALPFSTDQVDLSNQMISYWASFAEVGDPDVRHAPDWPRYRVEGNQLQFVAPSAAEVSSTDIEASHKCELWDEVSPAA
- a CDS encoding VOC family protein; the encoded protein is MPAPMGDIAHLGHVELLTPDLDGTVWFFTEILGLTESSRDAGSAYLRTFDDYEETSIVVTSNKTPGLGRTALRASSEEALQRRVRAIEASGGVGRWEEGRAGTGRTYVTTDPDGHEIGLYYETRWYEAPPELAPGLKNQPQAKPRQGVGVRRLDHVNFLAASVLPNAEFIGDVLGARPTEQIQLDTGKIAARWLTFNNKSYDLVYTEDWSGSSGRLHHIAFATDTREDILRAADLCLDNGVFIETGPHKHAIQQTFFLYVYEPGGNRIELCNPLTRLVLAPDWSLITWTEKERAKGQAWGLKTIQSFHTHGTPPLPEA